A region of Phaeodactylum tricornutum CCAP 1055/1 chromosome 14, whole genome shotgun sequence DNA encodes the following proteins:
- a CDS encoding predicted protein produces the protein MARNGAIAVIAKCPMAGKSKTRLIPLLGEQGSAALARAMLSDVLTSLSRCEELKPAKKILFYAPPTQQGLEIMREILISLSLYSQPHQEWVLLPMVSVSLASSDLGDQLTDALVRARQVQVEEHHTANALPGPVIFLGMDAPELPLGELVSAFEHPDTALLCPSDDGGYGMLSVPATADADSIFDGIRWSDPLTAVAQLKNLTDGGVPVRIGQLMHDMDEPDDVLNLCARLRIHHLQDSSLLPSLPNNAKANAAPSVDSNYGRLLELLALA, from the exons TGCAATTGCTGTGATTGCGAAATGCCCTATGGCGGGCAAGAGTAAAACGCGTCTGATACCTCTCTTGGGTGAACAGGGATCGGCTGCCTTGGCTCGTGCCATGCTCTCGGACGTTCTCACCAGTCTGTCACGTTGT GAAGAGTTGAAGCCAGCGAAAAAAATTCTGTTCTATGCTCCCCCAACGCAGCAAGGTCTCGAAATAATGCGAGAAATTCTCATCAGTTTGTCACTATATAGTCAACCTCACCAAGAATGGGTTTTGCTACCGATGGTGTCGGTTTCATTGGCATCTTCAGATCTAGGGGATCAACTCACCGACGCCTTAGTGCGTGCAAGGCAAGTTCAGGTAGAAGAGCACCATACCGCCAACGCTTTGCCTGGACCCGTGATATTTCTCGGCATGGACGCCCCGGAACTCCCACTCGGTGAATTGGTCTCGGCCTTTGAGCACCCCGACACAGCTCTTTTATGTCCCTCCGACGATGGGGGCTACGGAATGTTATCCGTGCCGGCAACGGCCGATGCCGACTCCATCTTTGATGGAATCCGGTGGTCCGATCCTTTAACGGCAGTCGCACAACTCAAGAATTTAACGGATGGCGGTGTCCCCGTTCGGATCGGACAACTGATGCATGATATGGACGAGCCAGACGACGTCTTAAATTTGTGCGCACGCTTGCGAATCCATCATTTGCAGGATTCATCTCtcttgccgtctttgccgAACAATGCTAAGGCGAACGCCGCACCATCCGTAGATTCCAA TTATGGTCGTTTGCTAGAGCTTCTTGCGCTCGCTTAA